A window of Atribacteraceae bacterium genomic DNA:
GCGCCGGGGAGCCTACCTGATCAACCCTTCGCGGGGGGGGGTTGATCAGGTAGGAAGGCTATGGACGAGGCCCTTGGCCAGGGGCTGTTGGGAGGAGTGGCGTTAGGTGTCTTCTGGGAGGAGCCGACACCACCCGGCGACCCTCTGTTCAGACACCCCCGGGTTCTATCGTCTCCGCATATTGCCGGGGTTACCGACGTCTCCTATCGGGGGATTGCCGAGAAAGTGGCCAGCAATATCCAGATGGTGATGGCCGGTCGACTTCCCCATTACTGCGTTAACCCGGAAGTGGTGAAAGGTTGGCTTAGACCGGATAACGAGGGGTATTCACCGAAAAATTATGGTCAGGAGACCCAGGCCGCCGATGAGAAGGTTGGGGAGATTCCCCAGCGATGTGGGCCAGGACCCATGCCATCGGAGATTGTGCGCTGGGAAGCGGGTTTTCCGGATGATTCCCCATTCCTTCAGGAGCACTTCACAATCCGGGCAGGCGGAGAAAAAAGCGCCCCAGAGAGCAAGGGGACCGGGAGTCAACCAGCGCCAGATAAGATACCCGGCGAATAGGCCGAAAACCACGTCGGCGGCGGCCCAGCCGAGAGTTGGAGTATCCCGATGGGGAATCATATCAAGCAGGATATGGTTCCCCAATCCGGTGAGAGCCAACAAGGGGATGCTTTCGATTCTGGTAGCTAAAGCCAATCCGGTCAGAACATGAGTCGAAAACCACATCGGATGGGCCCCTGATTCCTTTTCGTTTTCCTGATGTCCCTCTCAGGCGATCCCCGCCGACAGGCAGGAGTCGAAGCATTCCTGAACATCCCGGACAACCTCCCGGGAAGCCGCCTCAAATATTTTGGGTAGAAAAAACTCCCCGTTATCCTGGGTCAGGTATCCCTGGAGACCCCGGAGAAAGGCAACCCGCAATATAGTGCTGAAATTGATTTTTCGTACTCCGGAACGGCAAGCCAGTTGCAGTTGTTCAACCGGCGTACCGCTCCCGCCGTGTAACACCAGGGGAATAGCCGTCCCTTCACGAATTTCCCGGACCCGCTGTATATTCAGGGTCGGAGATTCTCCGGAATAGAGACCGTGCCGGGTGCCGACCGCTACAGCCAGGCTGTCCACTCCGGTTTCCCGGACAAACTGGACCGCTTCTTCAGTCGTGGTGTAATAAGAATCACCCGATTCTTCGTTTTCCCAACTTTCGTCTCCCTCCAAACCTCCGACCCGTCCGATTTCTCCTTCGACCAATATATTGACGGTGTGGGCGACCTCGACGACTCGTCGAGTGAGACAAACATTCTCTTCGAAAGAATACCGGGACGCATCGATCATCACCGAAGAAAAACCGGATTGGATCGCTTCCACGATTTCCGGGTATTGGTGCGCATGGTCCAGATGGAGAGAAAAGGGAACCGTATAGCGAGCGCTTAGGGCCGAGAGGCTTGCGGACAGAGCCCGGATGTCTGTATACCGGTGTTCCACCGGGGCAACCTGGATCATGACCGGAGAACGGAGAGCCTCCGCCTTGCTCAATACCCACATCATGAATTCCAGGTGCGGGGTATTGAAAGCGGGGATGGCACAGTTATGTTTTTCGGCTAGGTCGATCAGTGTTCGCGATGTAACCAAGGGCAAGGCAATGGCTCCTCTCTAAAAATACAGGCTATAGTATTTAGCCGTTTAGGCTTTTGGGTAATACCAATGTAAATTTTTGTTTTACCTGAAAACCTACAATCTAACAACCGGTATTTCTATCTACCGCCTAACAACCGGCTATTCTTTTATCTCTATTAATAAAACTGTGATCGGTGAACGGTGATGGGTTGGAAGATTAGATTTCTTCACGGGGAGAGAGTGAGGATTTTTCGAGCCTCCTTGGGATGCTGGGCGATAAACACCAGCTCGTCGGCGACCAGGGGTTTCTGTTTTTCCACATTGGCGAAACGGACCAGTTCGAGTATCTCTCGGGCCTCATCTTCGTTCTGGAATTCGACCTCCAGGTTTTCATACACGTTCCGGAAACCCTTGATTCCACTGTATTCTCCGATCACGATCTGACGCCCGGTCTCGATCAGTTCCGGCTCTCCCCGTCCCAGTTCCTCGAAATCGTAGAGTTCGTAGTTCTTCCGGTCTTTGATCACGCCGTCGGCGTGAATGCCCGAGGCATGGGCAAAGGCATTGGCCCCCACCCCCGGCTGGGTGATGGGAATGGGAACCTTGAAGGCATAGGATGTGTATTTACTGGTTTTCCAGGCCGCCTTGAGGTTCACCGGCGGATTGATTGCGTACCGATTACCTTCCAGCCCATTGGAATACTGAATGGCAAGGATGATCGAAACCAGATCGGCATTGCCGGCCCGTTCACCGACGCCGTTGACGGTCGTATTGATGTAGGCGTCCACCCCGCCGTCAACCGCACCTTTAGCTCCGCTCACCGAGTTGGCCACCGCCATGCCCAGGTCATTGTGACAATGAATTTCGATCGGCATCTGGGTTTTTTCGGCGATTTCCGCAATTCGTTCGTAGATCGTAAACGGGCTGTCGTATCCCAGGGTATCGCAATAACGGAACCGTTCGGCCCCCGCTTCCTTGGCCGCCAGACAAAATTCGATGAGGAAAGACAGATCGGTTCGGGAAGCGTCCTCGGCGTTGACCCCCACTCCCAGGGCACCCAGGTTCCGGGCGGCCTTTGTCGCCTCGGTAGCCGAGCGGATGATTTCGTTCGGATCCAGTTTCCCATGAAACTTATACTGGAGCATCTGCTGAGACGTGGAGATGGACAGATTGAGGTAACGGATTTGGGGGACCAGTTGAAAAGCAAGCTCCACATCCTTGGTGATCGCCCTCATCCAGCCGCTCAGGCGGATGGGAGAAAGGAAGCCTTTTTCGGCCAATTGGAGATTGGCATTGAGATAGTTCGTTTCGTGCCGGGTGGTGGGAAAACCGAATTCGCTCTGAAAAACACCCATATTATTAAGAAAAAAGTTGATCATGGTTTTTTCGATTTTCGCCAGGCCGAGAAACGCGGTTTGCACTCCGTCCCGGTTAGTGACATCCAGCAGGTATATCGCCGGCATAACGACACCTCCTTACTTTAACACCTTTCTTTAGGTAAGATTACGTAAAAATTTGGTCAAGCGTTCCATACCCTTGTGGATGTTCTCTTCTGAGGTGGCATAGGAGAAACGCAAGTACCCTTCCATTCCAAACGCGCTTCCAGGAACACAGGCTATTTCTGCCTGTTCCAGGAGAATCTCCGTCAATCGTTGTGAGTTCCCGATCGGACCGCTTGCCCCCTGGAGAGCCAGGTAGGAGGAAAAATCGGTAAAGACGTAAAAGGCGCCTTGCGGAAGCGGAAAACGGACATCGGGCAGCCTGGATAAATAAGAGATCATAAGCTTCCGGCGGCGGTCAAACGCCGTCACCATGTCCTTAACGATCGAGTCCGGGCAATTGAGGGCGGCCAGGGCGGCGAACTGGCTGATGGAGGTCGGGTTGGAGGTCATATGATCCTGGAGCCTTCCCATGGCCTGGATGACTTCCCGGGGACCTGCGGCATAGCCGATTCGCCAGCCGGTCATGGCATAGGCTTTCGAAACACCGTTGACCACGACGGTTCTTTGTCGGGCTTCCGGGTTAAGAGCGGCAAAACAGGCGACTTCAACTCCATCATAGGTCAGGCTGTCATAGATTTCATCGGAGATGACCGTGAATTCGTGCCTGATGGCCAAATCGAGAATGCGCAAGAGCTCTTTCTCTGGCCAGACTACACCGCTGGGGTTGACCGGATTGTTCAGGACGAGCAGGGTGGTCCGGTCGGTAATGGCCTTTTCGATCGTCTCCGCCGAGACGGTCAAAGCTTCCGGATGGCAGTCCAGGATCACCGGTTTTCCTCCAGCCAGCTTGATCTGTTCCAGGTAGGTGACCCAGAACGGCCGGGGTAAGAGAACTTCGTCACCTGGTTCACAAAGAGTCATTATCGCGTTGTATAGGGAATGTTTGGCGCCACAGGAAACAATGATTTCCTGCGGGAGGTAATCGACGTTTTTTTTCTCCCGGAAATGGCGGCAAATGGCCTCTTTCAGTTCGAGGATGCCGCTGGTCGCCGTATACTTGGTCTCTCCCCGGTCGATGGCTTTTTGAGCGGCCTCCTTGATGAGCGTTGGGGTGTCGAAGTCCGGTTCACCGGCACTGAACGAAACAACATCGACCCCCGAACGTTTCAGTTCCCGGGCCCGCGCAGCGATCGCCAGTGTCGCCGATTCTTCGATTTCCCGGACCCGCTGGGTTATAGCCACAGCCGTTCCTCCTTTGTATCCTTCCCCCATTTTTTCCTGTCAGTCCTGCCGGAAATTTGTTCTTTTCTGCGGGGAGGAATTATGATACACTGAACCCGGTTTGCCAAAATATCCTGGAATTAAGAGGCGCCGTCTCTTTGGTCGGCCGGAGTATATTTGTATCTTTATAGAGGAGAGGATGGGAAAAGTCAAGAGATACAAATACAATCGGTGATCGATACCATCTGGATTCACACGGTGTCGCCCGACACCGGGGCCGGTGACGAGCATCCCAGGAATGAAAACTTTCCAATACCATCAGGAGGAGGGATAAGCCTTGAAAATTGGTGTATTCATGGTGTTACTGCAGAACCAGCCTTTCGACCAGGCGCTCGATTATGTCAAAAGCATCGGAGTTCAGGCGGTGGAGATTGGAACCGGCGGTTATCCGGGAAAGGCACACTGTGATCCAGAAAGGCTCTTGGCCGATGCGGGCATCTTCTCCCGTTTTCGTGATGCGGTTTTTTCCCGGGAGCTCGAACTCAGTGCTCTGAGTTGTCACGGAAACCCCGTACATCCTGATCCCGCGCTGGCCCAGGCCCACCATAAGGATTTCGAAAAAACGGTATTGCTGGCCGAGAAGCTCGGGGTCAAAACGGTGATCACCTTCTCCGGATGCCCGGGCGATTCGGAACAGGCAAAATACCCCAACTGGGTGACCTGTCCGTGGCCGAACGATTTTCAGGAGATCGTCAAATGGCAGTGGGAAAATAAAATCATTCCCTATTGGAAGGATGCTGCCCGGTTCGCCGGCGATCACGGTGTCCGGGTCGCCCTGGAAATGCACCCCGGTTTTTCCGTGTACAATCCGGAAACCCTTTTGTGTCTGCGCTTGGAAGCCGGTGAGGCAATCGGGGCCAACTTCGATCCCAGCCACCTGTTCTGGCAGGGTATGGATCCTATCCGGGCCCTGCGGCGACTGGAGGGAGCGATCTTTCATGTCCACGCCAAGGACACCAAGATCGACCCGATCAATAGTCTGGTCAACGGCAACCTGGATACCAAACCGTATACCGAAGAAATGCACCGGGCCTGGATTTTCCGGACCGTCGGCTACGGGCACGGCGCCGGCTTCTGGAAGGATTTGGTCAGCAACCTGCGTATCATAGGATATGAGGGAGCGCTGTCGATCGAACATGAAGACTCGTTGATGTCGGTGAAGGAAGGATTGGAAAAAGCGGTTGCGTTTTTGAGAAGCGTGGTGATCACCGAAGAACATGGTGAGGCTTGGTGGACTTAGAAAATTTTTCATTCAGTATACGCCGGTGGTCTCCCCCGCCACAGTATCGATATGGCACTCGGAAAGCCAATCGGTTATGGCTTCGATTCTGTGGTAAAGCAGCCGACCTTGCGCATGGGGTGATCGTCCGTCCCCCGATGCGGGGGAAGCGGTCACCCGATACATGGGTGGGGTGAAGCAGACGATTGGAAGGAATCGCGAGGTAAACGGAGTCATCGTCGCCAAGGAGATTAGCGAAAGCCTCCGCTATGTCGTGTCCATGGTTCCGAATGTCAATCTCTTTGAGCATGAGGTTGAGTTCCATTTCAAGCCAACCAAGGATATTCAATAGGGCGGTGGGGGGAGTCGGATAGCCCGCTTGAAAGCGATAGTGAGTCAGCGGCGAATATCAGAGGTCAGAATGATCTCGACAAAGAAGGGGTGCCGTGAACGAAAACAGGAGCATTTGAGCTCTTCGGTGCCTGCGCAGATGCAAGCAGGCAGGGGATTCTCATCAACTCCGACCACCGTTCAATGATCACAGTTTTATTCACCGGGAGGATATTATGGTCAAAGCTTCAGAATATGTTTGCCGGCTTCCCCGCTCCGGAATCCGGGAACTGATGGGTATGGCTTTGTGCATCCAGGGTGCGATTCACCTGGAAATGGGAGAACCGCACTTTTCCACCCCACCCTTCGTTATTGAACGCCTACAGGAATTCTTTAGCCGCGGGGAAGTCAAATATACTCCAACCATTGGCATTCCTTCTCTGCGGGAAGCGATTGTCAGGCAATTGAAGAGTGAAAAGGGATGGGAAACCGACTTGGAGCAGGTGATGATCCTTCCCGGTTCACTTTTTGGAACGGTGGTGGTTTTTCGGGCCATGCTGGAACCCGGTGACGATGTGCTGGTGCCCGATCCGGGATTCACCAACCACTTTTCTCAGGTGGAACTATGCGGTGGGCGGATCAACCGCTACTTTCTCCGCCAGGAAAATGACTATCTGCCTGATTTTTCCGAAATTCGAACCAGCATCACCCCCCGCACCCGGATCATTCTGGTCAATTCGCCCTCCAACCCTCTGGGGGTGGTCTTTCCGGCCCAGGTGATGGAAGAATTCGCCCGATTGTCCGAAGAATTCAATCTCCTGGTCGTTTCTGACGAGGCCTATGAACACTATGTCTATGAGGGAACCCACCAGCCGATGTTCAAATTCGTTCCCCCGGAACGGCTGGTCAGTATTTTTTCCTTTTCTAAGACCTATGCCTTGACTGGGTGGAGGGTGGCCTATATGGTGGTGCCGGTGCACCTGGCTTCACACCTGATGAAGGTCGAAGAATATCTTATCGCCTGCACCTCGCATATCGGTCAGAAGGCCGCCGAAGCCGCGCTGGACATGCCCCGGCAACTGGTTCTCCATATGGTGGCTTCCTATGACCACAACCGGCGCCTGGCCCTTCGGCTTCTCGACGAAGGCGGGTATACCTATTACCGGCCTCGGGGGGGGTACTATATCTGGATCGATATCCGGGAGTTTGGGATAAGTTCTCTGGAGTGGTGTAAGACCGTCCTACAGAAAACCTGTGTCGCCCTGGCCCCTGGCGATACTTTCGGTCAAGGCGGGGAAGGGTTTGCCCGTTTGTCTTTCTGCCGGCGGGAAGACGAGGTTACCGAAGGGGTCCGGCGGCTGGCGAAATTCCGCAGGGAGTGCCTTTCATGAACATACCGGTCGTAGCCCTCACGATGGGAGACCCAAACGGCATCGGGCCGGAAATCATCGTGAAAACCTTACGCTCCTGGGACTTCCCGGCGAAACCTCTGGTTATTGGTGACCGTATGGTGCTTCGGGAAGCGGAGCGTTTAACCGGACCGGCCATTTCCTGGGAAGAAGGGGATTGGAACAGAGAATCCCTGGCTCCAGCCTATATCGATATTTCCGATAAGACGCCGCACCTGTTGGAATGGGGGACCGTGCGGGCCTCGGCTGGGCTCTCTGCTTTCCAGTCCATTAAAAAAGCGATCGAACTGGCCCGGGAAGGACTGGTCGATGCGATTTCCACTGCGCCGATCAACAAGGAGGCTCTTCACCAAGCGGAGGTGCCCTTTATCGGACATACCGAAATATTCCAGGAACTGACCGGCAGCGACCGGGCATTGACCATGTTCCAGGTCAAAGACCTGCGGGTATTCTTTCTCACCCGTCATCTCTCTCTATCCCGAGCCATCGAGGAGGTCCGCCGTGAACCGGTGATCCGGTTTCTAAAAGACATGTACGGTTATCTACGCCGTTTGGGTCTGGCCGCACCCCGGATTGCCGTTGCGGCCCTCAACCCCCATGCCGGAGAAGGAGGGTTGATCGGTAGGGAAGAACAAGACGAGTTGGAGCCGGCTGTGGCGGAAGCCCGCCGCCACGGGATGGAGGTCAGCGGACCGTATCCCGCCGATTCGATTTTCTGGTTCGCTTACCAGGGGAAATACGACGCGGTACTCTCTCTTTATCATGACCAGGGGCATATCGCCACCAAGTGTATCGATTTTTACGGCACGGTCAGCGTAACCCTGGGACTGCCCTTCATCCGGACCTCTCCTGACCACGGAACGGCGTTTGATCTGGCGGGGAAGGGAACGGCCAACGAGCATAGCATGAAAGAAGCCTGCCGCTGGGCCAGCCGGTACGCCCTGAGTTACCGGGAGAGTCTTTAGCCGTCGACCAGTTCCCAAGTCCTTTTTCCGTATCGGCGCAGTCTTTCGTGGAAGATTTCGTTGAGAATTTCCCGGTTGATCGTATAGGGTAGAATTATCCGTTTATGAGGTTCGGGTAGAATCAGGTCAGAAAATTCCAGATCCTTCACTTTCCGGTTATAAGCATAAACCATTAGTTTTTCCAGGTTAACCGTGTCTTCCACGTTATAGGCGATGAGGGTTTCCAGGGCCTCGCCGCACCCTTCCTGGTATTTTTGCCAAAGCAACACGGCGGTGAAGCCATCCACTCCAGCCAGGTCTCCCCGGTCGATTCCGATGGCCTTTTCGCAGATCTTCAATCCTCCCGATAATCCGAGGCTTTTCAGGATAAAGCGTAAGTCGAGGTGCACTTGGGGTAGCCGTATATCCAGGTCTCTCTCTATGAACGGTATATCGAAACATTTGCCGTTGAAAGTAATGATGACCTGGTATTGCATGATGTCATTGGCAAAGTCCCCTAAATTGATTCCCTGTATGTAGATTTTTATTTTATAGCCGTCGAAGAGGGTGATTAGAGTGATACGATCATCCGGTGGGGGTATGCCGGTCGTTTCGATATCCAGAAAAACGGTTTTTTCCCGAAAATCGGGAAAGAGCCGCCAGCGGTAGAAATGACGGAGATTCGACCGAAAGAAGTGGATGTTCCCGTTTTCAAGGTGCTCCTGGGACCGGAGAAGGGCGCCTTCGGCTAGGCCGGTCAAGCCGCGGGGAAGACAAGCCTGGAAAGCGGTGTTCCACAGGGCGTCGGACCAGGAAAGGATCCCTTCCTTCCAGACTCGTTGTTCGATTTTGTCTCCAATACCGGGAATGTGACAAAATGTGCGCCGGAGCATGTATAGATTCCTTTCTCTACGTATTGTATGAGAAGTAGCGGTTCTCCGCAACGGGGGCAAGCGGTTTACCCGCGCCGGGTGGGGAAATGAAAGCCAAGGACTTGCCGGGGATGGTATACTTCCTTTTGAAAAACACCTGAAGAGAGGAGGAGATGCGCTTGAAAATCCGTCGAATCGGGATCCTCAGCGGGGGAGGGGATTGTCCGGGCATCAACGCGGTGATTCGGGGGGCCGTTAAGAAGGCCATTCTCGACTATGACCTGGAAGTGCTGGGAATTTTGAACGGCTTTGAGGGCTTGGTGGAAGGCAAGTGGCGTAAGTTGTTTTATAAGGATGTCTCGGGTATTCTCGCTTTGGGAGGGACCATTCTTGGTGCTTCGAACAAGGCTAACCCCTTCCGCTACCCGGTCCGGGAGGAGGGAAAAATCGTTTTTCATGACTACTCCCGGAAAGCGATTGATAATTATCACCAGATGGAGATCCAGGCTCTGATCTGTATTGGAGGCGACGGCACCTTCCAGATCAGCCGGGACTTGATGAACGCGGGTCTTTCAATCGTCGGCGTCCCCAAAACCATAGACAACGACCTTAACGGCACCGACCTTACCTTCGGGTTCGATACGGCGGTCCATGTGGTGACCGAAGCGATCGACCGCCTGCATACTACCGCTCAATCCCATCATCGGGTCATCGTGGTGGAGGTGATGGGACGATACGCCGGGTGGATCGCTCTATACGGCGGAATCGCCGGTGGGGGCGACGTGATCCTGATTCCCGAAATTCCCTATGATATAGATGCCGTCTGCCGGTTTATCAATCAGCGGATCGATGCGGGAAAAACCTTCAGTATCGTTGTGGTCGCCGAAGGAGCGCATCCCCGGGAGGGAGAGATGGTCGTCCGCCAGCGAGTCGAGGAAAGTCATGACCATATCCGCCTGGGCGGTGTGAGTATGCTGGTCAGCCGGGAAATCGAGGAACGGATTTCTCTCGAAACCAGGATGGTCATCTTGGGGCATCTCCAGCGGGGTGGCACCCCTACGGCCTTCGACCGGGTCTTGGCCACCCGCTTCGGTACCGCAGCGGCGGAAATAGCGGCCCATGGTCAATTCGGCTATTTCCCCGCCCTGGTGGGCTCAAGTATTGTGCCTTTGCCCCTGGCGCGGGGCATTGAAAAACTGAAGACTGTTCCTCTGGATTCCGAGTTCTTGTCTGTCGCTCGCTCCACCGGGATCTGCCTGGGGGAATGAGACATGGTGACTGATCTCACTCGGCGTCTGGAAACCGCTATCAGTGTAGCCCGGCAGTGTGGGGCCTTGCTGGTCGAGAAACAGGGACGCATTGGCCGCATCGAGGAGAAATCAAGTCCTATCGACCTGGTTACCGACGTCGATAAAAGCGTTCAGGAAATCATTTTTTCCGTTCTGCACGCTGAATTTCCCGGTGATGGGTTATGGGGGGAGGAAAGCGGATACCGGCTTGAGGATTTTTCCTCTACTTGGGTGGTGGATCCGATCGACGGGACCACCAATTTTATCCATGGACTTCCCGGATACACTGTGTCGATTGCCTACTACCGGGAGGGAAAGCCGGTGGTGGGAGTAATCGATTCACCGACGCATCGGGAAACCTTCTGGGCGCTGGAGAGAGGGGGTGCCTTTCTGAACGGTCGGCCAATCCAGGTGACCGGGGAGAAACGCCTTCACCGGGCGCTCCTGGGTACCGGTTTTCCGCATGACCAGAACCGTTGTGGGATCATGATGCCGGTATATTCCCGGATCCTTTGCCGCAGCCAGGCCCTGCGCGCCCTGGGGTCGGCTGCGCTGGGCGCCGCCTCGGTCGCGAGCGGGCGTCTGGAGGGATATTTCCAGCTGGGCATATCCTTTTACGACATCGCAGCTGGAGTTTGCCTGATCCAGGAAGCGGGAGGCGTGGTCAGTGAGTTGACCGGGGCCTCGTGGACGCCGGAAAGCCGGACGGTCCTGGCAAGTAATCGTGTTCTCCGGGAAGAACTGCTTGCTGAATTCAGTGCCTTTCGAGAACAAGCCTGGGAGTTGAACCGGATCGACCGGTTCGGAAGCATGGCGGAAAAACCGATTGAGAAACCGGTATCCACCCATCACTGATCACCAATCACCCATTACGATATTGAATCAGGAGGTAGGTAAATGGCCTTTCAGTACGGATTGTCGCAATTTATTTCTTTTCGGGACGTCGCGGTGTGTGAGCGGGTGCGTTCGATCAAAAAGGAGGAAATCACCCGACACGCCAACCCGGATTTTCACATTCGAGTGATCGAAGACCGGGAAGAATTTTATTTTGCCTTTGCTATGGATCTGGTGACCCGGATAGTGAAAGCCCGGGACGAGAACCGCAGGCTGGTGCTGATACTCCCGGTCGGACCTATGCCCCAGTATGCCTACGCGAGTACGATCATCAACGAACTCCGCATATCTCTCTCCCATCTCCATACGTTCAACATGGACGAGTATGCCGACGAGGCGGGCAACAGCGCTCCGGTCGATTGGCCGGGCTCTTTCCAGAAAGCGATGTGGGAAAACTTCTTTTACCGGATCGATCCCGAGTTCCGTCCCCCTGCCTCCCAGATACACTTCCCCACCAAAGAGGCCTTGCCTGATTATGGGAAAATGATTGATGATCTGGGAGGAGCCGATTGTTGTTACGGCGGTGTGGGCTGGTGCGCGCATATCGCCTTCTGGGAAGCCCACCTGGGTCACGAGTTCGGAGACGATTTGGAATCGTTCAAAAAGGCAGGTCCTCGCCTGGTGGAACTCCATCCCATGACCATCATGCAAAACGCCCTGCATTCCTTCAGTGGTGACTGGTCCTGGGTGCCGCCCAAAGCCAATACCATCGGACCGGCCCAGATCACCGGCGCCCGGAGTCGGAGTTTCTGGCTGGACGGCTATCTGGGCGGGGGCGTGAGCTGGCAACGTTTCATCGCCAGGCTGAGCGCTCATGGACCAGTGAACACGCTGGTTCCGGCCTCAATTCTCCAAACTCTTCCGGGAACCTATACCATTATGGGAGGCGTGGCCGATAACGTCGAAGTACAGATGGCCTGAGGGGGACAAACCGGCAATACGGATGCAGAACTTATCACCTTCCCGGGCCACACCGTCCTGGATAAGTTCCGCCACAGAGCTTGCCGGGGAAAATTGTAGTTTTATATCGGCAATGAAATCCATTGTTGGACACAGAGTGTCTCACCCGCTGAGAGAAAGGCAAGATCAAACGGAACATCGGTAAAGGGGGATGTCGCGTTGCTCGCCAGGGTTATGGGAGTGACCACCATTGGGATCGATGCCCGGCTGGTGGAGGTTGAAGTCGATGTCGGAACCGGTTTGCCGGCGTTCAATATTGTCGGTTTGCCGGATACCGCCGTGCAGGAGGCGCGTGAGCGGGTCCGCAGCGCGATTAAAAACAGTGGATTCACCTTTCCGGCCAGGAAAATCACGGTCAATCTCGCGCCGGCATCTCTGAAAAAAAGCGGAAGCGATTTCGATTTACCGATTGCCTGCGGAATTCTCTCGGCTACCGAACAAATCTCCATCAGTCCCGGGAAAAGGGTTTTCATGGGGGAATTATCCTTATCTGGGGAAATCAAGCCCGTGAAAGGGGTTTTACCGGTCGCGCACACCTTGGGAAAAGAGAGGGATGGTCATGCGCTATTTGTAAGCCGGGACAACGCCCGCGAAGGGGCGGTCGCCGGAGGGGTGGACGTTTACGGCTTCGGGACACTGGTGGAGTTGTGTGATGTTCTGGAAGGAAAAAGAGCGGTCGAACCGGTCCAGGTGGAGGTGGCGCGCTGGTTCACCCGGGTGGGTGAAGATGAGGAGGACCTCCGGGAGGTCAAGGGGCAGCGGCACGGGAAACGAGCGCTGGAGATAGCTGCGGCCGGCGGCCATCATCTCTTGTTTATCGGTGCCCCGGGATCCGGAAAAACCATGCTGGCCCGGCGACTTCCCTCGATTCTTCCTCTCCTTTCCCTGGAGGAGGCGATCGAAGTAACTAAAATCCATTCAGTCGGTGGCTATTTACATGATGACCGGCCGCTGGTTACTGTCCGCCCGGTGCGTTCTCCACACCATACCATTTCCGATGTGGCTCTGATTGGTGGGGGACAATGGCCGAGACCCGGCGAGATCAGCCTTGCGCACCACGGGGTGCTTTTTCTCGACGAGGTCCTGGAGTTTCGCCGAAACGTTCTCGAAGCGTTGCGGGAGCCCCTGGAGGAAGGGAGAATCACCATTTCCCGGGCTAACTCTCAAGCCACCTATCCGGCCCGTTTCATGCTGGTGCTTTCCTGTAATCCTTGTCCCTGTGGCTATCTGGGAGACAGCAAACGCCCTTGCACCTGTTCTTTCCCAGCTGTTGCGCGATACCGGGGGAAACTCTCCGGGCCGCTATTGGACCGGATTGACCTCCAGGTGGAAATTCCTCGCTTGGAGTATAGCGAAATCGCCTCGGAGAACCAGGAAGAGAGTTCCGAAACAGTTCGAAAGCGGGTGGAAAGAGCCCGAGCGATTCAGAACTCCCGTCTGAGGGAGCGCAGCATCAGGGTTAATGGAGACATGAAGGCCCGCCATGTGAAAACCCATTGTCGGTGTGACGACAAGGCGAAGAAGTTTCTGGAAAGAGCCATGGAAAATCTGGCCATGAGCGCCCGGGGATATCACCGGGTTTTGAAGGTCGCCCGGACGATCGCCGATCTGGCCGAGATGGAA
This region includes:
- a CDS encoding YifB family Mg chelatase-like AAA ATPase, which produces MLARVMGVTTIGIDARLVEVEVDVGTGLPAFNIVGLPDTAVQEARERVRSAIKNSGFTFPARKITVNLAPASLKKSGSDFDLPIACGILSATEQISISPGKRVFMGELSLSGEIKPVKGVLPVAHTLGKERDGHALFVSRDNAREGAVAGGVDVYGFGTLVELCDVLEGKRAVEPVQVEVARWFTRVGEDEEDLREVKGQRHGKRALEIAAAGGHHLLFIGAPGSGKTMLARRLPSILPLLSLEEAIEVTKIHSVGGYLHDDRPLVTVRPVRSPHHTISDVALIGGGQWPRPGEISLAHHGVLFLDEVLEFRRNVLEALREPLEEGRITISRANSQATYPARFMLVLSCNPCPCGYLGDSKRPCTCSFPAVARYRGKLSGPLLDRIDLQVEIPRLEYSEIASENQEESSETVRKRVERARAIQNSRLRERSIRVNGDMKARHVKTHCRCDDKAKKFLERAMENLAMSARGYHRVLKVARTIADLAEMELIGIDQVAEAVQYRTLDRKLLDG
- a CDS encoding ribonuclease H-like domain-containing protein, with the translated sequence MLRRTFCHIPGIGDKIEQRVWKEGILSWSDALWNTAFQACLPRGLTGLAEGALLRSQEHLENGNIHFFRSNLRHFYRWRLFPDFREKTVFLDIETTGIPPPDDRITLITLFDGYKIKIYIQGINLGDFANDIMQYQVIITFNGKCFDIPFIERDLDIRLPQVHLDLRFILKSLGLSGGLKICEKAIGIDRGDLAGVDGFTAVLLWQKYQEGCGEALETLIAYNVEDTVNLEKLMVYAYNRKVKDLEFSDLILPEPHKRIILPYTINREILNEIFHERLRRYGKRTWELVDG
- a CDS encoding ATP-dependent 6-phosphofructokinase, with the protein product MKIRRIGILSGGGDCPGINAVIRGAVKKAILDYDLEVLGILNGFEGLVEGKWRKLFYKDVSGILALGGTILGASNKANPFRYPVREEGKIVFHDYSRKAIDNYHQMEIQALICIGGDGTFQISRDLMNAGLSIVGVPKTIDNDLNGTDLTFGFDTAVHVVTEAIDRLHTTAQSHHRVIVVEVMGRYAGWIALYGGIAGGGDVILIPEIPYDIDAVCRFINQRIDAGKTFSIVVVAEGAHPREGEMVVRQRVEESHDHIRLGGVSMLVSREIEERISLETRMVILGHLQRGGTPTAFDRVLATRFGTAAAEIAAHGQFGYFPALVGSSIVPLPLARGIEKLKTVPLDSEFLSVARSTGICLGE
- a CDS encoding inositol monophosphatase family protein, with the translated sequence MVTDLTRRLETAISVARQCGALLVEKQGRIGRIEEKSSPIDLVTDVDKSVQEIIFSVLHAEFPGDGLWGEESGYRLEDFSSTWVVDPIDGTTNFIHGLPGYTVSIAYYREGKPVVGVIDSPTHRETFWALERGGAFLNGRPIQVTGEKRLHRALLGTGFPHDQNRCGIMMPVYSRILCRSQALRALGSAALGAASVASGRLEGYFQLGISFYDIAAGVCLIQEAGGVVSELTGASWTPESRTVLASNRVLREELLAEFSAFREQAWELNRIDRFGSMAEKPIEKPVSTHH